AACATCCATGTGATAGGTCTTTGAGTAAGAATAATGGTGTTATTACTCGAATCTATTAGGTCTTATTTGGGCTGTTAATTTTCTAATGAGTCAAAAAACGACTACCGAATTCAGGTGGAGGGGCAGTAGGACTTGCAAATTCGTAATGAGCAAAAACCAATCCAAGAGGGCACGCAAGAAGCGCTGTGAGTGACGTGGCATACCTACAAGGCCACGCTTTGCTTTTTAGGCCGGCTTGGACTAGAACATGTTCATCGCTGGCAATACGTACAACAAACTGATGAGGGATAGTGGGACTTTCACACAGTGAGGACAAGAAAGCCATTGTGCACCCTGATGCAAACATCTCAGAAATGTTACCAATAAAACCGGTTTGTGGCATTCGGTGCAGTTGGCACTCTAAACTGGGTGCAATCCTCTTCTGTATATATGTGAAAATGCAGTTGAGGAACCAAGCGtgggaaataaaatatttaaagacaTTTTATTATGAAGGATAAAGTACAGTTCCGATGAATAAAGGCCTGATCAAAGCTTAGTGCATCCTGCTTTAACCTGGCTGTCCGGCGGGAGAGTCTTCCCCAGGTGCTGGCCGACTGTTAAACCAAATTTACTGGCTGCATTGGCCTCCTCTACCTCCTTCTTCAGTGAAAAGCCTCCAGCAAAACTCATGTCAAAATCGCCATTGGGGACAAAGTTGATGGATTTCTCCTCCCAGATATTCTCCAGGCGTTTCTTCCAGCCGTCCAAGATCTGAGCACGTATTTCAGGAGGTGTGTGAGAGATGCTGTAGGCTATCTGCGGCTCCAGCACCTGGAAGCCACAGAAATGCAGGATCCCTTGCTGTAGAGAAGAGCACAAAGAGAATCAAAGTCATGGTGTGTACCGGTTGATGCAGTGAGTGAGAGCTGGGGGTCGGTGCAGAGGAAATAGCATACAAGAACAAATGACGAAGCAGACCAAGTGGGTTATATTTATTTAAGGTGGGACTGCACTGGAAAGTTATTTCAGTTCCAGGTTTTTCAAGCAAGTTTGCTGCTCAAGAGCTTCACTTAACATCTCTCCAAGAAGCACTGCATTCTTTTAACAGAAATTTACCCGATGAGCACTAAAAACTAGGCAATGAGCACAAAGCATCCCGTAATGCCGCAGGATTTGCTGCTGGTCTACTTTTTAAGTGGAACTGGTTTATCGAGGGCGAAGTCAAGCTAATACCGTCATTTTTCTGACAGAGCAGTGTGGCCTTGGTGCATTTGACAGGACGTGCGCCTTTGAGTGGTTCAACAGTGCAGACATGTTCAGTTATTGGGGAAGACCATTCCGAGATGCATGTTCTTAACTGGTGAATAAAAGCTGAATCCAACAATCAGGCAGGTGTCTCAATGATCAACATATTGAGGACACTGACTGAACAGCCTAAGCAGTGACTCTTATTATAGGAATCTAGGCACAGAGTCTTGGTGAATGTGAGAGCTTTGTATCCTCTTCTAAAGACAAGCCTTTACATTTGTGCTTCTGCACGGCATTTTAGGCAGGTGCTCCTAACATGAATACCAAGACATTTCAAAGCGGGGTGGACACAAAATGTTGCTGGTGTACTAAAACATCCTTGCCGTTTGCATAGGCTGGATTCAAATTTTAGTCACTTTGAAGCGTTCTTGTGTATTCTAATAGGAGAAGACTCTTGTTGTCGGATTTACAAATTCTATTCTAAGACAAGTTTGTGTATAACCTCCCTGCTCTGCATCTAACTCAACAACATTCATGGCAGATACCATAAAGATCTTAGTAGAGTTTACAACCAGTACCTGCACTGGCCAGAGGAGAACGTTTATGTCACCATTAATACCCCTGGAGGTGTACATGGAGCCCATCCCTCCGGTGGTAAAGGACAGCACGGCCTTCTTTTTCTGAAATAGAAAGGAACATCTTCCAGTATGCAGAACAGAAAGATTACTCATGCTGGTTAGGGCAACATTGTGTTATGGGCATGTTAGTAACAAgttcatttttgtttcaaaatgcAACACTCTTGTTCAGACATTTTGTAAAACTGCTAATGTTTTGTTTTCCAGAGGTACATACATATGTCACTTTTTAATACAGTGTAGTTTTAGGATGGCGGAATGGGGAAGTGCAAGATCGCCACAACTCCTTCAATGTCCTCCAGGAGGCTCCACTGAGCCGGTCTAGATTCATTCTGGGCAGATGCTGCAAACATTACCTTAAAGAATGGGCAGCTGCATTACAACTGCCTTCAGAGGTTAACAGCAGGATTTAGGAGCATATTTTGGTGATGCATCATGATTTACTTGACGaaccagggaagatttgcaggccttgAATGGATGTGGAATGTATGGTACATCTTCAGGTCTTATTCTGAAATGTGGTGCAAGCTCTCATGCATGGGGAAAACCTTTGGAGTTCCAagagacaggaggaggaggagggtcagGGTCGACCTAATTATTAATTGTTTAGAGAGGAAAACAAGTGTGTTTGCTTTGAGGAGTTTCAGAGACCATTTAGGCAGCAGTTCGGTGCTATTGTCCATGGACAACGCGTCAGCAGTTTTAACTGCTTAGGTGGATGCACATCAG
This portion of the Pleurodeles waltl isolate 20211129_DDA chromosome 12, aPleWal1.hap1.20221129, whole genome shotgun sequence genome encodes:
- the NQO1 gene encoding NAD(P)H dehydrogenase [quinone] 1 isoform X3; protein product: MSVRRALIVLAHEEKTSFSHAMKDAALEALKKKGWEVTVSDLYAMKFNPLVSRDDIVGDPKDPENFKYGAESTAAWQEGRLSPDIVEEQKKLEAADLVIFQFPVFWFGLPAMLKGWFDRVLTAGFAYTYTSMFDNGHFQKKKAVLSFTTGGMGSMYTSRGINGDINVLLWPVQQGILHFCGFQVLEPQIAYSISHTPPEIRAQILDGWKKRLENIWEEKSINFVPNGDFDMSFAGGFSLKKEVEEANAASKFGLTVGQHLGKTLPPDSQVKAGCTKL